The sequence AAGCATGACCATACCAAAACAAACCATAGATTTTTCTGCTTaaataataacaacaacaacaacaacaacaacaataataataaagatttATCTTACTTTCTTTGACACTTAAAATCTTGCAATCTCCTCATACACTACACTACAAGAAAGGAGAATATATTGTTATGTATAATATTTTCCCGGCGGATGAGAGATAACCGTGGGGAagaagcttctttttttttgggggggggggggggggggggggcgggggggggaACCGTAGGTAAAACTTCACGAAActgggtttttcttttttggcgaAAAAAATCCCTTGTGAGCAAGGCTGCCGGTGGGAACAAAGGAATCTACCAAATGGAATCTATCATGGATTCGCATCATTCTTTTATATCTAATGCAATTATTTTTGAACTGACTTGTACGCCTAGCATAACAATGTCTTTCAAACATACCCCAAGATCTGTGTTTTAACCTCCAAACTGAAGCGTTTAAATTTGCCACATCTAATAGatattcttcctttttttttgattgaaagggaggttaAAACCACCTTCATTTTATTGATTGCCAACGAATACAAAAGCCTGCTACTGCCAAGAGGAGGCAGCAATCATGTGTTACAAATCGGAGGAAAAAATTCAATCAAAATACCCTTCTTcatctatataaaaaaatataaaatatataaataaatttatattattctatAAATTTTAAGTTTTTAGAATAAATGGTGATTTTAATATGATATCGAAAGGGAGGTCCTAAATTCGAACTCTAcgtattaaaaattttacatgttAGGCTcacctattaaaaaaaaaatccggcccatatataagaaaaaatataaaaaaatataaaatatgtaaataaatttATCTTAGTCTATTGAGATTTAGCTTTTGCCTTTTCATGGTTACTGCTTACGTAAGGTATGAATACATGAAATTATCTTGATAGGTACtcttgtggttcaaatttggcctgagggtggccacgccggtggagtcgagggagccACCGGGGGTTGGAAGAAGAAAACGGAAGCCACCTCTGCGCGACAGCCATGGACCTGCACAAAGTCTCACTGGTGTTTCCGGTGAGAACCCTCCGACGATTAAGTTAGAGTGGGATAAATTTGGTTCAACCAAAAAAGTTCCTTAGAAATTACTTGACTGAGCTATTTATAATCTTGGTGGAGTGGCCCAAGTGGCAGAGGCACTGTCAGCCCTCATCATGAGGGGGCATAGCTCCGAGCCGGATGGCGAGCAGTTTAGGCTGGCTAGTGGCGTGCAGTACCGCCCGTTCTTGAGAACGGTAGGGTGTTGATAGTCACGGCAAggtatggccggagtagtcaAGGTACCGTCTGACTGCTGAAGGCCGACTATTGAAATGTGACACGGTAGTGTTGTGAAGTACGGCCACGTAGGTGGGCATAGACCCGTACATGGGTGTGATCGTTGGCGAGACCGAGCTTGTTAAGTAGTCGCATCATGCATTTGACGAGGTCGACTTGGCGGGTGCTAGGAGTAGCTCGGCTTCCCAGGTTCTGAGGCATGCTCAGTGAAGCGCCCCAAGCTCGAAGGTCGGGGCGTACTACTGGGGTAGGCGCTCCGAGCTTAGTCGAGACGGGTTGGCAAACGTCTGAAGGTACCCCGAGCTTGAACGGGGAAGTTGGTGAAGCTTTTGGCGAAACTCCGAAGTCGAGCTGACTTTAGGCCGAAGTGAAGATTCAGCTGATTGTCGTTGACGTTCACTGGACCGAAACTACACAgccttttagttgtgggctAGACGATCCATTTTTTCCCATATCAGGTACATATGAACAACTGgtataaatatatgaaattgtgTTGATAGGTACATACGAACAACTAGTAGTATATCTATGCTCGGATAAATTGTGTAGTCTAATTAAACGATGTATCTTTACATATGGTTTTATTAATTAAGTTCTGGGTTTTCATTTTGCATTCTTTTTAGCATTGGCAGGCAAATTCATTAGCtgattgaatttttattttataattgaCTTTCAATTGATACATTGGTAAATTTATGATTTAGATacgttcttcttcttttttgcccaaaaaaatattattttcaataGACTACAATCATTGATAATAATCTTTCCAGCAATCAGTTGCATTAAATGAGAGAACAATTTTTCTGACAAACATAACCATCGCAAAAAATAGGTTGTTACGGGTCAATGCTCATAACTTTTGCCTACGGACAAACTATTTATTGGCAAAAATTCCAATTATTCCTTGCAATAATAAAACTATGGTAAAAGAGTTTATTTTTTCCCATCTGATAAATTTTCATCATAAAGATAATTTTTATGTAATCAAAATCCGTCAAGAAAAGTTTTTCCAAcagtttttattatttttttctcacgAAAATTTCCATTGGCAAAGGCCTTTTCGCTTATAGTGATGGTGGTCCTTTGGCATATGGTTCTCCATGAAACATCCGCATCAACCACATagcaaagctttttttttttttttttttttttgcttctcaTCATTCTAAAGATATTCTCTAGATCCGGTGCGTAACCTCGGTGCGTAACTATCGCTCCACCATTGTagagtattttattttgttaacATGAAATTAATATAAGCCGCcggtgaaacaaaaaaaaaaacaaagctaTATATGATGGAAACATTTGGAACAATATACTACCCAAAACAGTGAGATgataattttcaaattattaCCTAAATGTATATGATGGCTTTTAATTGAGAAACTGTTTTGGTGATTGTTCAATAACAGTCAATTATTCGCATGCAACGGGTTCTGCCTCAAatcaaaatattaaagaagaagccgatCGATCTATTATTAAGCTAAAATGGTAATAAGAATAACTGGTACGGACGTTAAGTCatctaaataatatattataaaactTTAATGCACACTTCCCGCTCAAATGCTCAACTAAAAACATGCAACTGACTTAACATTTATGAATACTTATATATAATCGAAATTTAAAGCAGCAATCGGTTTATAAAAGTCTAAAAGCTTGTAGGTAAttctttataataaaaaaaaaaaccatgagaCTCCCAATAGTTTATttgtgtgatttttttttttctttcccttggaAGCATGAGAGAAAGTAGACCATTTTAAAGCTCCCCACTACAAGCATCTGATGCATGGGAAAATATTTAGCCTTGGATCAAATAGAGCAAGATCAAAACACCAAAACcattttaatattctttttttcaCCCCTCTTTTGTGCATAAACGTGAACTAGCTTGGATCAGCCGTCTAAAATAATCAGCTCTCTCTCACCAAAGGCTAATTGACTTGACTTGATTCATGAAAATATTTGTTACATTATTTTTTGCAAGAGTTTTTAACTATGTTGCATATCTAATAGAAGTTTTTACTTACAAGATCTAAGACTGGTTTTGGGGAGCAAGATGTAATACTTTGCCTaaagtaataaagcatgcaAAAATGTGATCTGCATGCTTTGGTGACAAAATTCCGCAAAACcatgatatttttttattcttgcaTATTTCTTAAGCAAGCAAGTTATGAGTTTATGTTTACCGATACTTGTGGAATTTATTTAATCTGTCTAGATCCAAATAGAAAACccgaccccaaaaaaaaaaaaacaagagttCTGATATCTcaattaatataataaattagatTAATTTCCGAAATGAACTGCTAATTTGACtaattgataattcaaatatcgattgaaatcttaagaaataaaatagaaaatactGGCTGATATTTTGATATTATAGTGACCAACATACTAAGTTATATATGCTTATATCGGCTGATATAATAATGACTCGCCGATCCTAATCCAAACAGATGTTAGCAGATATAATaccttaaatttaatctaaaaaaaactaattttctttattttaacaAAACTTACAAGGATATGATTTACGATTTCTCATTTTGATACTTTTTTTAATAACCAAAAACCTCTGAAAATATTAAAACTTTATTGATGAAAAGAATGTTTTTTTAAAGAATTAGACATCCCCTTGGAgactgaaaatattttttacaaCAAACTAAATATTTTCAAGTCAATGACATGTACTTAATAAACCTTCACCTGTTGTTCTGTTGGCTTTCCAATGGCTGCCTTCCCCATTCTCCTCAAGAAACAAAATGTCAAAGAATTAAAGAGATAAGTGCATAAATATGGAGATATTATAAAAATTGACATAATTCTAAACGTTTATATCATATTAGGGATTGCAAACGCTGCCCCAATCATACACCAGTGAAGCATTCCCAAGACATTTTAAGCAAGTGTAAGATCTCcaaaacatcataaaagaacttacaTGAATTGGTATTCTGtgtataaaataaaagaaaagacatACTAAAATAACATGTCTTAAAAGTTCAAAGTATATTACAGCCCCATGAACCAAGAGGAACAAGACTATAAAAGAAGAATAAATAACGGGAAATAAAAACTCTTTAATCCATCTGAATAGCTAGCATAGCACTTAAAGAAATGGGATGAAGGAAGAAATTAAAATCATATAAtgcatatttaatatttttttgtttttaatggtTGCAAGTGCATTTTGACATATCTATCAATTGCCTCTCACAGCCTATTCCCTGTCCAAAGCCTGAAATGGAAGGACAGCAACAAAAAGTCTCGTGACGGCCCCCAccaaacctctctctctctctctctcatattctCTTATACTGGGATTAAATTGGCTTCTGGGCCTGAACAGCTTCCTTAaacgaaaaagagaagaaatggCATAAAGAGCTTTGATCTCTTTAATGAGCTCGCTACCAAATACCAATGTACTCGCTACTCAGTGTGACCCCCCACCCCACTCTCCTTCCTGGAAGTACAAAAAAAGAACACCAGATTAAAGACACAGCGGCCAAAGAACCTAAGAACACgacgaaaagaaaaacacagCCTAAAATGCATCTAACCTTGCTTTGTTTCTAATCCCAACCTTATGTCATCGGTAACCGAAAGGGCCCGGAAAAAGAAGAAACCGTTCAGAAAAAGCGTAATAGCAGCATGGGCAGCTGTAGCCATCCTAATGCAATAAAAACAAAGACAAACAAGATGATGCAAATTAACCCATGAAactaaacaaaaaaattatccTTAAACAAAAGACGGGCGTCTCATTAGGATGCATTGCATGTACTCCTTTTTCATCAGTTACTGAGATGACGATTGGAGTGTCAAGTGAGCAATCCCAGCCTTGGTTTTGAAGGCACGCCTAAGatgcttttcctctcttttttttaatatattttcggAACATTTGATCTCTTAGTTACGGTCCAACTTCAAATTTGTTGTCATTTCATAAGCCGTGCAGACAGAAACGTTGAAAACATGGAAAGAAAACTTAATGACGGAAGAAATTTCTTCCAAGATCTTTCACCACAAAGGCCGCCACTTTGGAGAACCGGTGAGGAACCACACCTATGCTAATAAGCTCAAGAAATGAAATGGATCTCATGTCATTGGAAATCTAAGTCCTAACTAGAAGAAAGCAAATATTCAGATCACAACATATGTTAAAAAAACAAATCGCTGTTTAAAGTGGAAAATAAtactaaagaagaagaagaagagatcaaAGGAAAGCAGCCAAACCAGTAAAACACCAAGAAGTGGAAAACTCTCCCCCTCTCTTGTTTCTTCTTTTATCTTCTTCATCTCCTTCTCAAGCATCTTTTCTTTCATCATCCAACTAGCCAAACGGACGTCAAGGCTGCTGCTGGTGTTGCGGAGGTGGCGGTTGCTGCTCTTGTTGCTGCTCtggttgctgctgctgctgctgctgccttCGGATAGTATGCTTGTTGTTGTGCATCCAAACCTTCAAAACTTGCCTTCGAACTCCGACCTCGGCGCAGAATTGTTCGACTAATGCCTCATCTTGCTTGTGGATCCGCCAACCCACCCTCTCCGCGAAGGCGAGCATCTTCTCTTTTTGCTCCGCGGTGAACTTCGTGCGGAATCTTTTCTTCGAAACCACCACCGGCGGCGGCGCCCCGGCGTTCATCCTCTCCTCGCTGGACGACTCCGTCGTCGTGCCGCCGCTGCCGCTGGTGTTGGCGCCGAAGGCCACCACCGCCGAGGACGACCCCGGCGCCGCCCGGGACGGGCTCGGGGGAAAGGCCATGGGATACGGCTTGTGGTGATGGGCCTGAGGGTGGGgcggggggaggaggagggggagccgggcggcggcggcgccgcGGTAGTAGGAGGAGGGGTCGCCGTCGACATCCTTGCGGTGGAAGCTCCGGTGGCAGCCGCAGGCGGCGCACTTCAAGGCGTCCGGGGTGCCGGCGTCGCCGTAGGCCATGAACTCGCCGCAGCCGTCGACGACGTGGCCACCGACGGCGGCCGCGTGGTTGCGGAGGCACTCGCGGTACCGAACAGAAGATTCGGTTGCCATCGCGGGAGTTTTGCCGCTGCTGCTAGCCGGTCTGGAACCAGATGGAGTGGATGCGGTGGGGATGGCAGCTGGATCCGGGTTTTTTCCGAGGGAGTGAGAAGGGTGGGGATCTACAGGTGGATTGAGAGGGGGTGGTGGGCTGCTGCCAAAGAGGTTGCCGTTTCTATTACCAGGTCCAGGTCCAGGTCCAGGTCCAGCTCCTCTAGGGGAGAGAagagacgaggaggaggaggaggaggagggcttggAAAAGGCCGATCCCCGGATGGGAGGAGGGTTGGTGTAACCCAAAGAACCGGGCATCCCTATATCTTCATCTTGATTCCTGAAGTCCATCAATTCTACTCTATCTTTGAAGATATACGTACCGCTGTTGCTCCgtttttcttattcttcctcctcctccacctccttctcAACCCATAAATGAAAGAACACTGAAAACTCTTCTAAGCTTAATCAGGCGCGAAGGACAAGATGGATGGTAGAGCTCAGCAAGTGGAAAGATGGATGTAGAGAAGGGACAGACCTTGGGAGGAGGACCAGGATTGGGGTGTTATTGCACCAAGAAGATGAGAaacaggagagagagagagagagagagagagttggaaaaAAAATGAGGGGGTGAGAGGGACTTAACAGCAGAGTGCAGCACTAAAAGCGGCTGCAACTGGGGGCGCGTGGGATGCTTTGGGTGAACAGTGGGGATTATTGGATCATTAGAATGAGTGGGGGTGGGGTGGAATCTCGTTTCCTACCAGCCAtctggaggaggagaggatcCAGTGTGGGGTGAGGGTCGATTGATGTGCTGCTGCTGTTTCTGGTGCTCCTCGTCATCAAATGGGGGAAGATGGGGGTCTCTGACGAGGTGATGAGATGGGAGATTAAGGGGGCAGTCCGGAACAACCGACAGGGTCATGTTTCACCCCTCCCACGCCCTGCAACCTGGTCCCATCCCCTCTTAATTATTGCTCTCTTCCACCCCTCTCTCTTGTTTTTATCTCTGCCCTCTGCCCTCTACCTCCTCTTCAACCTCTCTTAGCTGTATAAGACTTGTCTCTCTCCCTTTGCTTCCTCCTTTTAATTTTCGCACAGGGGACTTGGAGGAAGGGGGGCTGAATGTTGAATGGAAGGCAAAGAGGTGGGAGGAGATGAAGGAATTGAAAGAATTATGGGCCCTTCCATTTCAACCACACCAGTCTTGTTGGTGTGTCAGACTCTACCACTAAAAAGGACTGGGACCCactcacttttttctttttgttttttcttttaccCCCTTTTTCACTTTGCTCTCTTTTTTTACCTGCACGCAAATTCTCCATTGCTGTCTTCAACTTGTGCATGAGGGACTGGCTGTCCTCCATGTATTTATTTGCTCAAGCCTCCCACTGTCCACTCTTCTTCCTTCTGCTCCATCTAGCAGAAGGGCCTCCCTCATTTATTTCCGTTCAGATGACCGACCCATGAGTTCAGACTAAAACTCCCTAGGTGTTATCTCGGGAGGCCATCAACCGACAGTTTGGTGAGCTTAATTAGCCCATGTAACAGCCCCCACGCAAATCTTGCCGTCCACATATATGCTTGCCAGCCAGCTTTGCGTGAATGTCCCCAGAGTCCACGTCTCACTCCATTGGCTCACATACCTCCTGACCAAATTAAAGAAAACTTGATATTCTACGGAGGTAATCGAGTCGATTCTACGGAAAAAGCCCGAATACTCAACCACCCATTTCTAGAGGACATTCGACAGCTACTAAGGAGGTGTGATGTCTTCCAAATTATACATgtattgtggttcaaatttggcccgagggtgaccactcCGGTGAAGCCGAATGAGCCGCCGGTGTGGAAAGGGGAAGACGGGAACCACCTCCTGTGCGACGGCTgcggacctgcacaaagtcTCACCGGCTTTCCCAATGAGGATCCTCCGGTGATCAAATTAGAGTAGGTAAATTTGGTACAGCCAAAAGTCCCTTAGAAATTACCTGACAGAGTTATTTATAGCCTCGGTGGAGTGGCCCAGGTGACAGAGGTACTGTCAGTCCCCATCATGATGAGGTATGGCTCTGAGCCGGATGGCGCGCAGCTCAGGTTGACTGGTGACGTGTGATACAACCCGTTCTTAAGAACGGTAGGGTGCTAACAGTCACAGCAGGGTATGGCTGGAGCAGGCAGGGTGCCGTCTGACCGCTGTTGGCTGGTTATGAAGACGTGACACGGCAGTGTGGTGGAGTACGGCCACGTAGGTAGGCGTAGACCCGCACATAGGTGCGGTCGCTGACGAGATCGAACTCGTTAAGTGGTCGCGTCATGCGTTTAACGAGGTCGACCTGGTGGATACTAGGAGTAGCTCGGTTTCGTGGGTTCCGAGGTGTGCTCGGAGGtgcgccccgagctcgaggaTCAGAATGTATTGCTAGGGGTTTGGCatctcgaacttggtcgggaCGGGTCGACGTTTGTCTGGGGGCACCCCGAACTTGGTCAGGAGAGTCGGCGAATGTCCGGAGTTAGTGAAACTTTCGGCGAAGTTCCGAGGACGAGCTGGCCCTGGGCCGAGGTGAAGATTCGTTCGATTGTTGTTAATGTTTGCTGGGCCGAAACTGGAcggccttttagttgtgggctgAATTACCCATTTTTTCCTCTATCAGCACGTATTCCAAAAAAACTAATAGAGGTGCTGATTGGATTGCCACCTTTGCTGCTCATCATTTTAGAGGTATTCTATGGATTAGCTCTGTTTTTGTTCATCTacctttatgtagtattttgtCCTTTGACTCATATGGCCGTGCTCATATGAGATTAATGTGAGTTGTCGAtgtatcaaaaaagaaaaaagaaaaaaaaaaaaaaaaaaggcatctgGACCGCTTTACAAGTAATCTAATTTAGCATAGGACTTCGGTAAGCTAAACTAATTATGCTAAATAAC is a genomic window of Phoenix dactylifera cultivar Barhee BC4 chromosome 4, palm_55x_up_171113_PBpolish2nd_filt_p, whole genome shotgun sequence containing:
- the LOC103722072 gene encoding zinc-finger homeodomain protein 6-like, whose translation is MDFRNQDEDIGMPGSLGYTNPPPIRGSAFSKPSSSSSSSSLLSPRGAGPGPGPGPGNRNGNLFGSSPPPPLNPPVDPHPSHSLGKNPDPAAIPTASTPSGSRPASSSGKTPAMATESSVRYRECLRNHAAAVGGHVVDGCGEFMAYGDAGTPDALKCAACGCHRSFHRKDVDGDPSSYYRGAAAARLPLLLPPPHPQAHHHKPYPMAFPPSPSRAAPGSSSAVVAFGANTSGSGGTTTESSSEERMNAGAPPPVVVSKKRFRTKFTAEQKEKMLAFAERVGWRIHKQDEALVEQFCAEVGVRRQVLKVWMHNNKHTIRRQQQQQQQPEQQQEQQPPPPQHQQQP